The Pseudomonas sp. MPC6 nucleotide sequence CGGCATTCTCGCGGCGGGCCTGCCCCTGGGTGCCGCCGTAAACCTGCCGGCGCTGGCCGCCAGCCCGGCACCGCTGGCCACGGACAAATGGACGCAGTTGCGCCAGCTGTTCAATCAGGACCCGAACTACCTGCACTTCGCCAATTTTCTGGTGACCTCACACCCAAGCCCCGTGCGCGAGGCGATCGAGATGCACCGCGCCAACCTCGACCGCAACCCCGGCCTGGCGATGGATTGGGACCTGGGAGAAACCGAAAAACGCGAGCACCAGGTGCGGGTCTGGGCCGGTCGTTATCTCAAGGCCGCACCGGAACAGATCGCCCTCACCGGCAGCACCACTGAAGGCCTGTCGCTGATCTACGGTGGCATCCATGTGCGCCCCGACCAGGAAATCCTCACCAGCGAACACGAACACTACGCGACCAATTATGCCCTGGCCTACCGCCAGCAAAAGGATGGGGTCAAGGTGCGCAAGCTCACGCTGTTCGAGCACAGCCACAGCGTTTCGGTGGATGAAGTGGTCGGCACCATTGCCCAAGGGATTCGCCCCGAGACCCGGGTGCTGGGCATGACCTGGGTGCAATCGGGCAGCGGCGTGAAGTTGCCGATCGGCGAGATCGGCAAACTGGTGGTGGAACAGAACCGCAATCGCGAGGAAAAGGACCGCATCCTGTATGTGGTCGACGGCGTGCACGGCTTCGGCGTCGAGGACCTCGATTTCCCCGACATGCACTGCGACTTCTTCATTGCCGGCACCCACAAATGGATGTTCGGCCCGCGCGGCACCGGGATCATCTGCGCCCGTTCGGCCGAGCTCAAGGACGTGACGCCGACCATCCCGACCTTCTCCGAGTCCACCACCTTTTCGACCATCATGACCCCTGGCGGCTACCACAGCTTTGAACATCGCTGGGCGCTGGACGAAGCCTTCAAGCTGCACCTGGAACTGGGCAAGGCCGAGGTCCGGACACGCATCCATGCGCTCAATACCTACGCGAAAAATCGCCTGTTGGAGCAGCCGCGGATCGAATTGGTCACCCCGAAAAATCCGGCAATGTCCGCCGGTTTCACCTTCATCCGGATCAAGGATCGGGACTGCGAAAAAGTCGCGCTGCAGCTGATGCAGAACCGCGTGGTCTGCGACTCGGTGGACCGCGACGTCGGCCCGGTGATCCGCATCGCCCCCGGCCTGCTTAACACTGAAAACGACATCGACCGGTTCATGGCGTTGCTGAGCAAGACCACATGACACCTCCCCTACTGTAGGAGCTGGCTTGCCAGCGAAGGGGCCGGCACAGGCAAC carries:
- a CDS encoding aminotransferase class V-fold PLP-dependent enzyme, translating into MTNRRSFLKQAGILAAGLPLGAAVNLPALAASPAPLATDKWTQLRQLFNQDPNYLHFANFLVTSHPSPVREAIEMHRANLDRNPGLAMDWDLGETEKREHQVRVWAGRYLKAAPEQIALTGSTTEGLSLIYGGIHVRPDQEILTSEHEHYATNYALAYRQQKDGVKVRKLTLFEHSHSVSVDEVVGTIAQGIRPETRVLGMTWVQSGSGVKLPIGEIGKLVVEQNRNREEKDRILYVVDGVHGFGVEDLDFPDMHCDFFIAGTHKWMFGPRGTGIICARSAELKDVTPTIPTFSESTTFSTIMTPGGYHSFEHRWALDEAFKLHLELGKAEVRTRIHALNTYAKNRLLEQPRIELVTPKNPAMSAGFTFIRIKDRDCEKVALQLMQNRVVCDSVDRDVGPVIRIAPGLLNTENDIDRFMALLSKTT